The Equus przewalskii isolate Varuska chromosome 22, EquPr2, whole genome shotgun sequence DNA segment GTATTTTTGGATAGAAAGATAAACtaatagttctttttatttttcttttacagaaaggAGCTGATCCTCTCTGGCACTTTAAATCCGATTAAGGACTTACATCTGGGAAAACTGGCCTTAACTAAGTTTCCAAAGAGTCCAGAAACATGGATTCATAGGTGTGCTTAATCTACGCCATATGATTCTTATTTAGGGTTCAGAATGGCTGGAGGAAGAAAGACACAGTGTGAAGCAAGGTCACATATTTGTTCAGAGTATGAATTCTGAAGTCAAGCTACCTGTGTTTAAATCTAGATGCAACTTGTGTAACCCTCggaagttatttaacctcagttttttatttgtaaaatgggaataataattagACCCAGCTCAGAGTTAATGGTTGAGTTtacatgagataatgcatataaacactaccacagtgcctggcatgtattaaatactcaataaattttggcCATTGTTATCCATCTGAGCAAGTGGAGATTGCATTTAGATATTCAACTATAATGAGCAACTTGGGATTTAAAATGCATTCAAGCGTGCTCCTGGTtaagatggtggtggtgatggttgtggttataaaaattaatcaaataaggaaaataagggtAACTgaggtgagtggtgtgtaggcggAGCTAAAGGTTGCTAAGACCATAAatgcaaagaatatttttaggtTAAGGGCCTGAGGCAGATAGCCAGAATGCACAGAAGGACTCTTCAAAACCTTGGTTCTCCAGAAGCATCTTTCTTTTGGACTCCATGTAACTACTCTGTTTTGACTAAAATGAGATGGTGTGGGCTTGCTGGTCGGCGTCAGTGGGAAAATTCTCTGAAGAAGTCTGTTTTCAGTTTATTAAGCCACTTATAACTTTTCTTAAATCCTGAGCACTTTTAGGATCTTAATGTCAGTTCAAGGTATCTTAGCTGTAATCTTGCCTTTGGCTAGCATTGCAAATCAACTACTTCCAAACCACatagttatattttcttctgtagtaGAAATTGAGATAGCGTACTTCAGGTATATGACTGTGTGTATAGAGGTTTAGAAAGTGTTGGTGACAAGGAAAGGAGGTGATTAAATTTGTATCCAATAATTTATTGGCTTGTCTAAGATTTGATAAAGCAAGGTTTTGTTTAGTAAAAcacttcttttatttgaaaatggcAAAATGAGTTTTCTTACTCAGTTTCCTATACCTTTGGGTTGGAAATTATTTGTCTAAAAGAATGCTTtcttatgagaaaatatttgtgaaaattacAGACATTAAGTGGTTAGAGACACCTTCTTTAGTGCTTTTCATTTAAATGTATGCTAATGAAAATCTTAAATAggggaaaatctgaataaagacattttgaaaCCTTGATGGTTTAACtaattatatttgtttcattcCAGATTCTATGctataatttagaaattttgcTAATGAAAGTTGTCATAATGCATCTTGTTTGCAACCAAATACACACAGGGTGAGGCATGCCATGTAATAAAAGATGTGGCCTAGGACTCCTCTGCTAGTATGTACCAGCCGTTGATTAATATCTGCTCCTCACCACCGCTACCTCTCCCACCacgcgtgcgcgcgcgcgcacatacacacacgcacacacacacacccacacacacccacccaccctcccccccccccccaactgcCTTTGCATTTCCTGGCCAAATGGAGTTTCGGAGTTGTCATTTTGGAAGTGATGGCATTCTCTTTGGGgcaaatttttaacattttagaaaagttcttcttttctgtttgttctcccCCACAATCCATACTGCTAaagttatttatgtctttaaaaacaaaaacaacaaaacaacaaccccccccccaaaaaaaaaccctggGCTTATAGACAGGTAATATTTTGCGTTGTCTCTGAATGGAAATTAAATTAAGAACAAAGCTCCAGTTGTTTTCCTCTCTGGTTTATGTTCTCTCCTATTCTCTTTCCCATGTGCTACCTTAACAGGCGATGGGTGCTACAGCAGTTAATTCAGGAaacctccctgccttcctttgTCAACAAAGGAAACTTGGGAACAATTCCTGCAGAAAGGACACAGCGACTAATACGAGAAGAGATGGAGGTCTGTGGTGAAGCGGCGGGGAGATACCCAAGCAACTATAATGCCTGGTCCCATCGCATCTGGGTTTTACAACACCTGGCCAAGCTAGACGTCAAGGTAGGGCTGTTACTCCGTCTCCCTAGGCAGACTCCGTGACTGCTCTTTAAATCTTCTGATAGCACTTCCTCCTCAGAGGAGCcttaaaggaggaagaaagtagAGGAATGAGTGGCCCAGCAGCCTGGAGAGGATCCCGACAGCTGATGCCTCTAGGGAAACCCTGGCAATTAAGAAACAAGTTTGCACTCCTTACCAGCACAGTTTTTGGCCCTCCTCAGCCTAGTGCATTGGTAGAACAAAGGCAGGTTTAAGCAATAAGGAGGACTGAGCATAACTCATTTTGCCCTGAAGAAGGAAAGGATAATTAAACCTTAGAGAGTTGAAATTGTTCTTTCTTGGTAGGCTTTGATTATGTGACTTAATGTGCTGAATCAGCTGGTGCCTTTTCACACACTCCTCTCCTGGGGAGTGATCAGAAGACCTCCCCCAGCTGTTCCCAAACTTAGCCGAGTCTATAAATTACCTGAGGACTCCTAAGTCCCAGCCCAAACCTACTAAGTCAGAGTGAGGGTAGGCTTTAGAGAGCAGTATTTGTCATAGGCTCAGGGGGTTATTTGCATGCAGAGCCAGGACGGAAACTGTCACAGCCTAATCCTTTCAGTTTAGGAATGAGGAGATGGGAGTTTCCAGAGAATTTCAATGACTCAGACTTAGCCACAGTTGCACTACTTATCATTCATCAGAACGAGAGCCCCAGGTATGCTTGTGCTCCTCCTTacttactctatttttttcttcacttcttttggTATTGCAGTGCCTTAAGAATCtagggttttcttttaaaaagcctcCTAGGTTTAAGACAATTTAAAGGGTCAGAATGCCTCAGGTGGTGCTTTCAAATTAATGGAAAACATTCTCTGATACTTGCTCAATACCTCCTTCTTCCTACATCTCCCTTCCCAGATTCTCGCTCCCTCTCTGTTTCCTAGCTGCAGATTCCTGTAGGGTAAATAGGAGGGTTTTCACTTCTGGAGGACTTTAAGCCAACAGTTCTAGAAGAGTAGCCCTTCCCCTCCAGTTTATATGGCTTTGTGTTTCAAGAGGGGAGGCCGCCTAATGGCATGGAAAGAGCAAAGACAGAATCAGATtgacctgggttcagattctggccCTGCTCGCTATGTGTGGAGTGTAATGTTTTCATCTATAAATAGGGCCTCTACTGCCTGCCTCAGtggattattgtgagaattacttGAGTTAAAGTATGTAAAGTACGGGCACCTCATAGAGGCTCACTAAATTTTAgttcctttctctgctccccaTAGATAAAAAGTTTAGGTGAAACCGTCTACCGGTTTGCTTGGTCAGCTCAGTGCAATTTATTCATGAAAAAGTACTGAAACCCTATCATTCCCAGCCACTGTCCTGTACACTGGGTGTGGCATAAAGACAAAGAGCTTGCACTCAACAAATTGAAAATCTAGTTGAGGAAATGGACACCAACAATTACAAAGCAGTGTGACACTTACCGGAACCAAGGGACACTCGGTACAGTGGGAGCACAGAGAAGTGGCTCCTCATCCAGGCTGGGCTCACTGGGAAcagcaccagaagctgggagggaTGCTACATTGCCTGGAGTCTGGAGGAATGAGTACAAGTTGTC contains these protein-coding regions:
- the PTAR1 gene encoding protein prenyltransferase alpha subunit repeat-containing protein 1 isoform X2: MAETSEEVAVLVQRVVKDITNAFRRNPHIDEIGLIPCPEARYNRSPIVLVENKLGVESWCVKFLLPYVHNKLLLYRTRKQWLNKDELIDVTCTLLLLNPDFTTAWNVRKELILSGTLNPIKDLHLGKLALTKFPKSPETWIHRRWVLQQLIQETSLPSFVNKGNLGTIPAERTQRLIREEMEVCGEAAGRYPSNYNAWSHRIWVLQHLAKLDVKFRNEEMGVSREFQ